Proteins encoded by one window of ANME-2 cluster archaeon:
- a CDS encoding molybdopterin molybdotransferase MoeA: MEMISVKKAVNAVTDLKSRYYYYREHEPVTLNEALGRELAESVVATRISPEYDIATMDGYAVHTDHGYPLQVNERVYAGDEKGVHIGPGMAAAVATGAFLPDGANAVVKFEDTQVSGDILTGPVVPPWTHVLRAGTDYREGDVILDKYQRISPQSMALLYGLDVDEVAVLKKMNVGIISTGTEIFNGMIKNTNALMVAGFMQEWGCDAELVGTVPDDYDMTLDMIEAATGDYDVVLTTGGVSVGERDHVHTAIKELGEMVFHKVRIRPGKPLAVGVVNDTPVFGLPGKPTGAFAALELVVRHYFTNIPRPSTSVIMNSNISLPQDGNSYILFVKQGSSGLETMKYDGSDLSLFSAGDPYGVSLISASPRSSVVDGYVITDKDITKGETVTVHLFN; encoded by the coding sequence ATGGAAATGATATCTGTCAAAAAAGCAGTAAATGCCGTGACCGACCTGAAATCCAGGTATTATTATTACAGGGAACATGAACCGGTCACCCTGAATGAAGCATTGGGTCGGGAACTTGCCGAATCAGTAGTGGCTACAAGGATATCTCCGGAATATGATATTGCAACCATGGACGGTTATGCCGTTCATACCGACCACGGGTATCCCCTGCAGGTCAACGAGCGGGTATATGCGGGAGATGAAAAAGGTGTACACATTGGACCTGGAATGGCAGCGGCCGTAGCCACGGGTGCTTTTCTTCCGGACGGAGCCAATGCCGTAGTAAAATTTGAGGATACACAGGTCTCCGGAGATATACTGACAGGTCCCGTTGTTCCTCCATGGACCCATGTGTTACGGGCAGGTACCGATTACCGGGAAGGGGATGTGATACTTGACAAATACCAGAGGATATCTCCCCAAAGCATGGCCCTGCTGTACGGCCTGGATGTGGATGAAGTTGCGGTACTCAAGAAAATGAACGTGGGCATAATTTCCACAGGGACCGAGATATTCAATGGCATGATAAAGAATACGAATGCTTTGATGGTTGCAGGGTTCATGCAGGAATGGGGATGTGATGCCGAACTGGTAGGTACCGTTCCTGATGATTATGATATGACACTCGATATGATCGAAGCCGCAACAGGCGATTACGATGTGGTCCTGACAACAGGTGGTGTATCAGTAGGCGAGCGGGACCATGTGCATACTGCCATAAAGGAACTGGGTGAAATGGTCTTCCACAAGGTCAGGATACGACCCGGAAAACCCCTGGCTGTGGGGGTGGTGAATGATACTCCGGTATTTGGCCTCCCGGGAAAACCCACTGGGGCCTTTGCGGCCCTGGAACTGGTAGTACGACACTATTTCACGAACATACCCAGACCATCCACCAGTGTAATAATGAACAGTAACATCTCACTCCCGCAGGACGGTAACAGCTATATATTGTTCGTTAAACAGGGGTCATCCGGTCTGGAGACCATGAAATATGATGGGTCAGACCTTTCCCTCTTTTCGGCAGGAGACCCATACGGCGTTTCATTAATATCTGCCTCGCCCCGGTCCTCAGTAGTGGATGGGTACGTTATCACAGACAAAGATATCACAAAAGGAGAGACGGTTACGGTACATCTGTTCAATTAA
- a CDS encoding Tfx family DNA-binding protein has translation MVNTTNLTDRQIEVLKMRAGGITQSQVALQLGTTKANISIIEAQARNNITRAKNTVELVKIINAPIWIKVVPGTDIYEIPGMIFNEADIHNIWIPKGGPSLLSLIEEKAQNKLRERRVLHAIEIGITNEGDILVQ, from the coding sequence ATGGTTAATACGACCAACCTTACCGACAGGCAGATAGAGGTGCTCAAAATGAGGGCAGGTGGGATAACCCAGAGCCAGGTCGCCCTACAACTGGGTACCACCAAAGCGAATATCAGTATTATTGAAGCCCAGGCCAGGAATAATATAACCCGCGCAAAGAACACGGTGGAACTTGTCAAGATCATCAATGCCCCCATCTGGATAAAAGTGGTGCCAGGGACAGATATCTACGAGATCCCTGGCATGATATTCAATGAGGCAGATATACATAATATCTGGATCCCAAAGGGAGGTCCATCCCTGCTTTCACTTATTGAAGAAAAAGCCCAGAACAAACTTCGGGAACGCAGGGTATTGCATGCTATTGAAATTGGCATAACCAACGAAGGTGACATTCTGGTACAATGA
- a CDS encoding 4Fe-4S dicluster domain-containing protein, which produces MTRYAMVIDLQRCAGCGACIITCKNENNLPKGITWSSRITRTSGTFPNVRFDYIPTLCNHCEKAPCVKTCPTKAMHKKEGDITMHDANKCIGCKACMAACPYGVIYFNWEEPHKQWKNTTATIEGCTSSPAEVVSKSGGNTLPYYNKDRAGTLPGIRPKGIVEKCTLCDHRIEKGELPYCVEGCPANARIIGDLDDPNSEVSHLLGKYAPTRLRENIGTEPKVFYIRDFNPAAYSKTKGGL; this is translated from the coding sequence ATGACAAGATATGCCATGGTAATAGATCTTCAACGGTGTGCCGGTTGCGGTGCATGTATCATCACCTGCAAGAACGAGAACAACCTTCCAAAGGGTATCACATGGTCCAGCAGGATCACCAGGACATCAGGTACGTTCCCGAACGTGAGATTTGATTATATCCCCACACTCTGCAATCATTGTGAGAAAGCACCCTGTGTGAAGACATGCCCCACAAAGGCAATGCACAAGAAAGAGGGAGATATCACCATGCATGATGCAAATAAATGTATCGGCTGCAAAGCATGCATGGCTGCATGTCCGTATGGTGTGATATACTTCAACTGGGAAGAACCCCACAAACAATGGAAGAACACTACAGCAACAATAGAAGGATGTACATCTTCTCCTGCAGAGGTCGTTTCGAAATCCGGAGGGAATACGTTACCCTACTATAATAAGGACCGAGCAGGTACCCTGCCCGGTATAAGGCCAAAGGGGATCGTGGAGAAATGTACCCTGTGCGACCACAGGATCGAGAAAGGGGAACTGCCCTATTGTGTGGAGGGATGTCCGGCCAATGCAAGGATAATCGGGGACCTGGACGATCCTAATAGTGAAGTGAGCCATCTTCTTGGTAAGTATGCTCCAACACGCCTGAGGGAGAACATAGGTACTGAACCAAAGGTGTTCTATATCAGGGATTTTAATCCGGCTGCATATTCAAAAACCAAAGGAGGTCTCTAA
- the mobB gene encoding molybdopterin-guanine dinucleotide biosynthesis protein B has translation MSSNLQPRICIVGPSGSGKTTLVEKLIHSLTEKKYSVGTIKHHSHDDFEVDHEGKDTWRHAQAGARTVCISSPTMFALVKRVDQELTLDEIARHLDDRDVILADGFNRSEWPRVIIARDEADIDIFGKGKEVIATIKDPSDARQVEDIVHAIEYLINRSET, from the coding sequence ATGTCATCGAACCTTCAACCACGTATTTGCATCGTCGGTCCATCCGGCAGTGGCAAGACCACGCTTGTAGAGAAACTCATTCACAGCCTCACTGAAAAGAAGTACAGCGTGGGTACTATCAAACATCATAGCCATGACGATTTTGAGGTAGACCATGAAGGTAAGGATACCTGGCGCCATGCACAGGCAGGCGCCAGGACTGTATGCATATCATCCCCCACCATGTTCGCTCTGGTGAAGAGGGTTGATCAGGAACTTACCCTGGATGAGATCGCCAGACACCTGGATGACAGGGATGTGATACTCGCAGACGGATTCAATCGTTCGGAGTGGCCCAGGGTCATTATTGCCAGAGATGAGGCAGATATTGACATTTTCGGGAAGGGGAAAGAGGTAATTGCTACCATCAAGGACCCTTCAGATGCACGACAGGTAGAGGATATCGTTCATGCCATTGAATACCTCATTAACAGGAGCGAAACGTGA
- a CDS encoding molybdenum cofactor guanylyltransferase, producing MRSALILAGGRGRRMGFREKALLPVGNRTILEKTIEVLETVVDEVIVSVRDQIQQETLRGYTQDLDVVLDNYHDVGPLAGILEGMKAAGGEYVFISACDMPYLDTRVVQLLFDRAQGHDAAIPVWENEVLEPLHAVYRASPMAVETEKAILRNDKIALAPIFKLKDVVFVAMEEIQDIDPDLRTFMNINTMEDIGKIEDE from the coding sequence ATGAGGTCTGCATTGATACTGGCCGGCGGTCGCGGCAGGAGAATGGGATTCAGGGAAAAAGCCCTGTTACCCGTAGGGAACAGGACCATACTTGAAAAGACCATAGAAGTACTTGAGACTGTTGTGGACGAGGTCATAGTATCGGTAAGGGACCAAATACAACAGGAAACGCTGAGAGGATACACACAGGATTTGGATGTTGTTCTCGATAACTATCATGATGTTGGACCCCTGGCCGGTATTTTGGAAGGAATGAAAGCGGCAGGAGGGGAATACGTGTTCATATCCGCATGCGATATGCCATACCTGGATACCCGTGTCGTGCAATTGCTCTTTGACCGCGCACAGGGGCATGATGCTGCCATACCGGTCTGGGAGAACGAGGTCCTGGAACCGCTGCACGCCGTTTACCGTGCCAGCCCGATGGCAGTGGAAACAGAAAAAGCCATTCTTCGCAATGATAAGATAGCGCTGGCCCCCATTTTCAAGCTCAAGGATGTGGTATTCGTGGCTATGGAAGAGATACAGGACATCGACCCTGACCTCAGGACATTCATGAACATCAACACAATGGAAGATATTGGCAAGATCGAGGATGAATAA
- a CDS encoding molybdopterin-dependent oxidoreductase, which produces MNISRRSFLKVVGASTAGVAAGITTHPMLTTLAETDTTNSTNLLSGGGWKATTCQGCTSWCAKQVYVENGRAIKVRGNPNSKVNGAASCPRAHLGLQQVYDPDRTKTPMKRTNPVKGRNEDPKFIPISWDEALDTIADKLIELRQNNESHKYLLLRGRYSFMADILYSRTTKIIGSPNNISHSSICAEAEKFGPYYTEGEWDYRQYDVENTRYILLWGADPIATNRQVSYYLSVWGEILDRAQVAVVDPRLSATATKADEWVPVKPGQDGALAVAIAHVILTEGLWSREFVGDFTDGTNRFAAGQEVNEEDFEEVHTYGIVTWWNRELKDRTPAWASEKTGLPEDQIRRVALDFGRAAPFAISWVGGGPVMQTRGAYASMACHALNALVGSVDNHGGTMKANKAYYTSFPSEKEFLDDIAHEGSGNKKIDHRGTKQFPALKDGKSGGGVMTNYVADAIINDDPYDIKVVIGYMNNFVFSAPQTERWVKALSKIPFLVHLTTNASEFSWFADIVLPACNHMFEKWGYVPVHSNGYTHVTLLQPVIEPLWDVKIDETEIPWLIAEKLAERGFDNLLRHFKEYIDPETGKAPTNAKEFALYALKYATQDLWDPDKYKGGDRFNGWEDFRSTGVWNSDPYSFKKRWSDMNTSTKKFEFYSKTLEKALTGHAEKHKTTVDDIMATCNYQARGDMAYIPHYEEPYMMGSETEFPFVLVDHKSRLNREGRSANCEWYHEIKDVDPGDTSNEDVAKINPLDAQKLGIGTGDKIRLVSPTGQLECTAKLWEGTRPGTVAKSYGQGHWAYGKVASREFGKKPLGGNNNDIIPAEYDRLSGSSAFYANARVKVEKVQEVD; this is translated from the coding sequence ATGAACATTTCGAGACGGTCATTTTTAAAAGTAGTTGGCGCTTCAACTGCCGGTGTCGCTGCAGGAATTACAACACACCCAATGTTGACAACTCTTGCTGAAACTGATACCACAAATTCTACGAACCTCCTTTCAGGAGGAGGATGGAAAGCCACTACCTGTCAGGGCTGTACGTCATGGTGTGCCAAACAGGTATATGTGGAGAACGGACGGGCCATCAAGGTCAGGGGGAATCCCAACTCTAAAGTGAACGGTGCCGCCAGCTGTCCAAGGGCACATCTTGGATTGCAGCAGGTCTATGATCCCGACAGGACAAAGACCCCTATGAAACGTACCAATCCAGTGAAAGGCAGGAATGAAGACCCAAAGTTCATACCCATATCCTGGGATGAAGCACTGGATACCATAGCTGATAAATTAATAGAACTCAGGCAGAACAATGAATCCCACAAGTACCTGCTCCTGAGAGGACGTTACTCTTTTATGGCTGATATCCTTTACAGCCGGACGACCAAAATAATCGGGTCTCCCAATAACATATCCCACAGTTCTATTTGTGCCGAAGCTGAGAAGTTCGGCCCCTATTATACAGAAGGTGAATGGGATTACCGGCAATATGATGTGGAAAACACCCGTTACATACTCCTGTGGGGAGCTGACCCGATAGCTACCAACAGGCAGGTTTCCTATTATCTGAGCGTATGGGGAGAGATCCTTGACAGAGCTCAGGTGGCCGTTGTAGACCCGCGGTTATCAGCGACTGCCACAAAAGCTGATGAATGGGTGCCCGTCAAACCTGGGCAGGACGGAGCACTGGCAGTTGCTATAGCACACGTGATACTGACCGAAGGATTATGGAGCCGTGAATTCGTTGGTGATTTCACCGATGGCACCAACAGGTTCGCAGCTGGCCAGGAGGTCAATGAGGAAGACTTTGAGGAAGTACACACCTACGGGATAGTAACATGGTGGAACAGGGAACTCAAGGACAGGACACCTGCATGGGCATCTGAAAAGACCGGGCTCCCTGAAGACCAGATACGACGGGTAGCACTGGACTTTGGAAGAGCTGCCCCCTTTGCCATTTCATGGGTCGGCGGAGGTCCGGTAATGCAGACCAGAGGTGCTTATGCAAGTATGGCCTGCCATGCTTTGAACGCTCTTGTCGGTTCGGTGGACAACCATGGCGGGACCATGAAAGCAAATAAAGCATATTATACCTCATTCCCGAGCGAAAAGGAGTTCCTTGATGATATTGCCCATGAAGGGTCTGGTAACAAAAAAATAGACCACCGGGGAACAAAGCAATTCCCTGCCCTGAAAGATGGAAAGTCAGGTGGCGGTGTGATGACCAATTATGTCGCTGATGCCATTATCAATGACGATCCCTATGACATCAAGGTAGTCATAGGATATATGAACAACTTCGTATTTTCCGCACCCCAGACAGAACGCTGGGTAAAGGCACTCTCCAAGATACCGTTCCTGGTGCACCTGACCACAAATGCATCCGAATTCTCATGGTTCGCAGATATCGTGCTGCCGGCATGTAACCATATGTTCGAGAAGTGGGGATATGTACCGGTCCATTCGAACGGGTATACCCATGTCACTTTGCTCCAGCCAGTTATCGAACCGCTCTGGGATGTGAAGATCGATGAGACAGAGATTCCCTGGCTGATCGCCGAGAAACTGGCAGAGAGGGGCTTTGACAACTTACTGAGGCATTTCAAGGAATACATAGACCCTGAGACCGGGAAAGCACCCACGAATGCAAAGGAATTCGCATTATATGCCTTGAAATATGCCACCCAGGACCTCTGGGACCCCGACAAATACAAAGGGGGAGACAGATTCAACGGATGGGAAGATTTCAGGTCGACCGGAGTGTGGAACTCAGACCCCTATTCATTCAAAAAGAGGTGGAGTGACATGAACACCAGCACAAAGAAGTTCGAGTTCTACAGTAAGACCCTTGAGAAAGCACTGACCGGACATGCTGAAAAACACAAGACCACCGTGGATGACATAATGGCTACCTGCAATTACCAGGCGAGAGGGGATATGGCATATATCCCCCATTATGAAGAACCATACATGATGGGAAGCGAAACTGAATTCCCGTTCGTCCTGGTGGACCACAAATCCAGGCTTAACCGGGAAGGAAGGTCTGCCAATTGTGAATGGTACCACGAGATAAAGGATGTGGACCCCGGTGATACCTCAAATGAGGATGTGGCCAAGATAAATCCGCTGGATGCACAAAAACTCGGCATTGGTACCGGCGATAAAATCCGGCTTGTATCTCCCACAGGCCAGCTGGAATGTACAGCAAAACTATGGGAGGGGACCAGACCCGGGACGGTCGCCAAATCCTATGGCCAGGGGCACTGGGCATACGGGAAAGTGGCATCCAGGGAGTTTGGTAAAAAACCTCTTGGTGGAAACAATAATGATATAATCCCGGCCGAATACGATCGTTTGAGTGGTTCCTCTGCATTTTATGCAAATGCCAGGGTTAAGGTAGAGAAGGTGCAGGAGGTGGATTAA